In the genome of Streptococcus oralis, one region contains:
- a CDS encoding response regulator transcription factor, with the protein MRIFVLEDDFSQQARIETTIEKLLKKHYITPSSFEVFGKPDQLLAEVHEKGAHQLFFLDIEIRNEEMKGLEVARKIRDRDPYALIVFVTTHSEFMPLSFRYQVSALDYIDKALSVEEFESRIETALLYANGQDSKSLAEDCFYFKSKFAQFQYPFKEVYYLETSPRPHRVILYTKTDRLEFTASLEEVLKQEPRLLQCHRSFLINPTNVARLDKKEKLLFFPNGGSCLIARYKVREVSEAITNLH; encoded by the coding sequence ATGAGAATATTTGTTTTAGAAGATGATTTTTCCCAACAAGCTAGGATTGAAACGACGATTGAGAAACTCTTGAAGAAACATTATATCACTCCCAGCTCTTTTGAAGTCTTTGGCAAGCCAGATCAACTGCTGGCAGAGGTGCATGAGAAGGGAGCACATCAGCTATTCTTTTTGGACATTGAGATTCGAAATGAAGAAATGAAAGGTCTGGAAGTGGCTAGAAAGATTCGGGATCGGGATCCTTATGCCCTGATAGTCTTTGTGACGACTCACTCGGAGTTTATGCCCCTCTCCTTTCGCTACCAAGTGTCTGCTTTGGACTACATTGATAAGGCCCTTTCGGTAGAGGAGTTTGAATCTCGGATTGAGACAGCCCTTCTCTATGCCAATGGTCAAGATAGTAAAAGCCTGGCGGAAGATTGCTTTTACTTTAAATCAAAATTTGCCCAATTCCAATATCCTTTTAAGGAGGTTTACTATCTCGAAACGTCACCCAGACCCCATCGTGTTATTCTCTATACCAAGACAGACAGGCTGGAATTTACGGCGAGTTTAGAGGAGGTTCTCAAGCAGGAACCCCGTCTCTTGCAGTGCCACCGCTCCTTTCTCATCAATCCAACCAATGTAGCTCGTTTGGATAAAAAAGAAAAACTCCTTTTCTTTCCCAATGGTGGAAGCTGTCTGATCGCGCGTTATAAGGTCAGGGAAGTGTCTGAGGCTATCACTAACTTGCACTGA
- a CDS encoding LytTR family DNA-binding domain-containing protein has translation MNYIIIQKEKEIFKLNIKDIYYIQTHPSKAHTMHIVTENASFDLFQNLSNLEKQYGETLTRCHRNCLVNLEQVRSMDIQSKTLFLGEEGQYAVKYARRRYREIRQKWLKEGE, from the coding sequence ATGAACTATATCATCATCCAAAAAGAGAAAGAAATTTTCAAATTAAACATAAAGGATATCTACTATATCCAAACGCATCCAAGCAAAGCCCATACCATGCATATTGTTACAGAAAACGCTAGCTTTGATCTATTTCAAAATTTAAGTAATCTTGAGAAACAATATGGGGAAACCTTAACGAGATGTCATCGAAATTGTCTGGTTAACCTTGAACAAGTAAGATCCATGGATATCCAATCAAAGACCCTCTTTCTTGGAGAAGAAGGTCAATATGCTGTCAAGTATGCCAGACGTCGCTATAGAGAGATTCGTCAAAAATGGTTGAAAGAAGGAGAGTAA
- a CDS encoding helicase BlpT: protein MTDTDPIKRAQTLITDLNKAYQACKQTTADDVRFQEQLNSILGFLAKAETVDNQFLIELEKFYQTSSLLMGLSALDPDAPTRAAWRAYDRFHFDQVKTKLILNKNQRAN from the coding sequence ATGACAGATACAGACCCTATCAAAAGAGCTCAGACTTTGATTACTGACTTAAACAAAGCCTACCAAGCATGCAAACAGACAACCGCTGACGACGTCCGCTTTCAGGAGCAATTAAACTCTATTCTTGGCTTTCTAGCCAAGGCTGAGACAGTGGATAATCAATTCTTGATTGAATTGGAAAAATTTTACCAAACTTCCAGTCTTCTCATGGGACTCAGCGCTCTTGATCCAGATGCTCCTACTCGCGCCGCTTGGCGGGCCTATGACCGCTTCCACTTTGACCAAGTCAAAACCAAGTTAATACTCAATAAAAATCAAAGAGCAAACTAG
- a CDS encoding ABC transporter permease — MKDLFLKRKQAFRKECLGYLRYVLNDHFVLFLLVLIGFLAYQYSQLLQDFPANHWPILLFLGIVSALLLAWGEIATYIEVPDKLFLLVSEEEVKLYLKGQTSRSLVFWTIVQTLFLLLFAPLFLAMGYGLPVFLVYVLLLGTGKYLLFRQKASKFFTETGLDWDYVIAQESKRKQVLLRFFALFTRVKGVSNSVKRRAYLDFLLKTVQKVPGRIWQNLYLRSYLRNGDLFALSLRLLLLSILAQVFIEQSWIATAVVVLFNYLLLFQLLALYHAFDYQYLTQLFPLDKGQKEKGLQAVVRGLTSFVLLVELVVGLITFQEKLALLALLGAGLVLQVLYLPYQVKRQMQD, encoded by the coding sequence ATGAAAGACTTGTTTTTAAAGAGAAAGCAGGCTTTTCGTAAGGAGTGTCTTGGTTATCTGCGCTATGTTCTCAATGACCACTTTGTCTTGTTCCTGCTGGTTCTCATCGGTTTTCTAGCCTACCAGTACAGTCAACTCTTGCAAGATTTTCCTGCAAATCATTGGCCCATCCTCTTGTTTTTGGGAATTGTATCTGCCTTGCTTTTGGCTTGGGGAGAAATCGCGACTTACATAGAAGTACCTGACAAGCTCTTTCTCTTAGTCAGTGAAGAGGAGGTTAAGTTGTACCTCAAAGGACAGACGTCGCGTTCATTGGTTTTCTGGACAATTGTTCAAACTCTCTTTTTACTCTTGTTTGCACCCTTGTTTTTAGCCATGGGCTATGGCTTGCCAGTCTTTCTCGTCTATGTGCTTTTATTGGGGACTGGGAAATACCTCCTCTTTCGCCAAAAAGCCAGCAAATTTTTCACTGAAACTGGACTGGACTGGGATTATGTCATTGCCCAAGAAAGCAAGCGCAAGCAAGTCTTGCTTCGTTTCTTTGCCCTCTTTACTCGGGTCAAGGGCGTTTCAAACAGCGTCAAGCGTCGCGCTTATTTGGATTTCCTCCTAAAGACGGTTCAAAAGGTGCCTGGGAGGATCTGGCAAAATCTCTATCTTCGTTCTTATCTGCGGAATGGAGACCTCTTTGCCCTCAGTCTCCGTCTTCTCTTACTTTCCATACTGGCGCAGGTTTTTATCGAGCAGTCTTGGATAGCGACAGCAGTGGTTGTCCTGTTTAACTACCTCTTGCTTTTCCAATTGCTGGCTCTCTATCACGCTTTTGACTACCAGTACTTGACCCAGCTCTTTCCACTGGACAAGGGGCAAAAGGAAAAAGGCTTGCAGGCAGTAGTCAGAGGATTGACCAGTTTTGTTTTACTTGTGGAATTAGTTGTCGGGTTGATTACCTTCCAAGAAAAACTGGCCCTTTTAGCTTTGCTGGGTGCAGGTTTGGTTTTACAAGTCTTGTATTTGCCTTATCAGGTAAAACGTCAAATGCAGGACTAA
- a CDS encoding ABC transporter ATP-binding protein, translating to MLEIKNLTGGYVHVPVLKDVSFTVESGQLVGLIGLNGAGKSTTINEIIGLLTPYSGEIKINGLTLREDATNYRKQIGYIPETPSLYEELTLREHIETVAMAYGIEQKAAFERVESLLKMFRLDQKLDWFPVHFSKGMKQKVMIICAFVVDPSLFIVDEPFLGLDPLAIADLIQLLEVEKQKGKSILMSTHVLDSAEKMCDTFVILHKGEVRAQGNLQQLREAFDMPEASLNDIYLALTKEEEL from the coding sequence ATGTTAGAAATTAAAAACCTGACAGGAGGCTATGTTCACGTCCCTGTCTTGAAAGATGTGTCCTTTACAGTTGAAAGTGGGCAGTTAGTCGGTTTGATTGGTCTCAACGGTGCTGGGAAATCAACGACGATCAATGAGATTATCGGTCTTTTGACACCTTATAGTGGGGAAATCAAGATTAATGGTCTAACCCTGCGAGAAGATGCGACCAATTACCGCAAGCAGATTGGCTACATCCCAGAAACGCCTAGCTTGTATGAGGAATTGACTCTTAGAGAGCATATCGAGACGGTGGCTATGGCCTATGGTATTGAGCAAAAAGCGGCTTTTGAGCGAGTAGAATCTTTGTTAAAAATGTTTCGTTTGGATCAAAAATTAGATTGGTTTCCTGTGCATTTTTCCAAAGGGATGAAGCAGAAGGTCATGATTATCTGTGCTTTTGTCGTAGATCCGAGCCTTTTCATCGTTGATGAGCCTTTTCTTGGTCTCGATCCCTTGGCGATTGCCGACTTGATTCAGCTTCTAGAAGTAGAAAAGCAAAAAGGCAAGTCCATCCTCATGAGTACCCACGTGCTGGATTCGGCGGAAAAGATGTGTGACACCTTTGTCATTCTCCACAAGGGAGAGGTGCGGGCTCAGGGGAACCTCCAGCAACTCCGCGAAGCCTTTGACATGCCTGAAGCGAGTTTGAATGATATTTACTTGGCTCTGACCAAAGAGGAGGAGCTATGA
- a CDS encoding HIT family protein codes for MSDCIFCKIIAGEIPASKVYEDEQVLAFLDISQVTPGHTLVVPKEHYRNLLEMDATSASQLFAKVPTVAQKVMKATKAVGMNIIANCEDIAGQTVFHTHVHLVPRYSAEDDLKIDFIAHEPDFDKLAQVAETIRNT; via the coding sequence ATGTCAGATTGCATTTTTTGTAAGATCATTGCAGGGGAGATTCCTGCTTCAAAAGTATACGAGGATGAGCAGGTTCTTGCCTTTCTTGATATTTCTCAAGTAACACCTGGACACACCTTGGTCGTACCAAAAGAGCACTACCGCAATCTTTTGGAGATGGATGCTACCAGCGCTAGCCAACTCTTTGCCAAAGTACCAACAGTGGCTCAAAAAGTTATGAAGGCTACCAAGGCTGTCGGCATGAATATCATTGCCAACTGCGAGGATATCGCTGGTCAAACGGTCTTTCATACCCACGTGCACCTCGTTCCTCGCTACAGTGCAGAAGATGACCTTAAGATTGACTTTATCGCCCACGAACCTGACTTTGACAAACTTGCCCAAGTCGCTGAAACTATTAGAAATACCTAA
- the dnaJ gene encoding molecular chaperone DnaJ, with protein MNNTEFYDRLGVSKNASADEIKKAYRKLSKKYHPDINKEPGAEEKYKEVQEAYETLSDDQKRATYDQYGAAGANGGFGGAGGFGGFDGAGGFGGFEDIFSSFFGGGGASRNPNAPRQGDDLQYRVNLTFEEAIFGTEKEVKYNREASCRTCNGSGAKPGTSPVTCGRCHGAGVINVDTQTPLGMMRRQVTCDVCHGRGKEIKDPCTTCHGTGHEKQAHSVHVKIPAGVETGQQIRLAGQGEAGFNGGPYGDLYVVVSVEASDKFEREGTTIFYKLNLNIVQAALGDTVEIPTVHGAVELVIPEGTQTGKKFRLRGKGAPSLRGGAVGDQYVTVNVVTPTGLNDRQKAALKEFAAAGDLKVNPKKKGFFDHIKDAFEGE; from the coding sequence ATGAACAATACTGAATTTTATGATCGTCTGGGGGTGTCAAAAAACGCTTCGGCAGACGAGATCAAAAAGGCTTATCGTAAGCTTTCCAAAAAATACCACCCAGATATCAACAAGGAGCCTGGTGCTGAGGAAAAATACAAGGAAGTTCAAGAAGCCTATGAGACTTTGAGTGATGACCAAAAACGTGCAACCTACGACCAATATGGTGCTGCGGGTGCCAACGGTGGCTTTGGTGGTGCTGGTGGTTTCGGTGGCTTTGACGGAGCAGGTGGCTTCGGTGGTTTTGAAGATATCTTCTCAAGTTTTTTCGGAGGAGGCGGAGCTTCGCGCAATCCAAACGCTCCTCGTCAAGGTGACGACCTCCAGTATCGTGTGAATTTGACTTTTGAAGAAGCCATCTTCGGAACGGAAAAAGAAGTTAAATACAACCGTGAAGCAAGCTGTCGTACCTGTAACGGGTCTGGTGCTAAACCAGGAACAAGTCCAGTCACTTGTGGACGCTGTCATGGTGCTGGTGTCATTAACGTTGATACGCAGACTCCTCTTGGTATGATGCGTCGCCAAGTAACCTGTGATGTCTGTCATGGACGTGGAAAAGAAATTAAAGATCCATGTACTACATGTCACGGAACAGGTCATGAAAAACAAGCTCATAGCGTACATGTAAAAATCCCTGCCGGTGTGGAAACTGGTCAACAAATCCGCCTAGCGGGTCAAGGTGAAGCAGGATTTAACGGTGGACCTTACGGGGACTTGTACGTGGTGGTTTCAGTTGAAGCCAGTGATAAGTTTGAACGTGAAGGAACAACTATTTTCTACAAATTAAATCTTAACATCGTCCAAGCAGCTCTTGGAGACACTGTAGAAATTCCAACTGTGCACGGTGCTGTCGAATTGGTCATTCCAGAAGGCACTCAGACTGGCAAGAAATTCCGCCTACGCGGCAAGGGAGCACCAAGCCTTCGTGGTGGTGCCGTTGGTGACCAATACGTTACAGTTAATGTCGTGACTCCGACAGGTTTGAATGATCGTCAAAAAGCTGCGCTTAAAGAATTCGCAGCTGCAGGTGACTTGAAAGTCAATCCAAAGAAAAAAGGTTTCTTTGACCATATAAAAGATGCCTTTGAAGGAGAATAA
- the dnaK gene encoding molecular chaperone DnaK, translating to MSKIIGIDLGTTNSAVAVLEGTESKIIANPEGNRTTPSVVSFKNGEIIVGDAAKRQAVTNPDTVISIKSKMGTSEKVSANGKEYTPQEISAMILQYLKGYAEEYLGEKVTKAVITVPAYFNDAQRQATKDAGKIAGLEVERIVNEPTAAALAYGLDKTDKEEKILVFDLGGGTFDVSILELGDGVFDVLSTAGDNKLGGDDFDQKIIDHLVAEFKKENGIDLSTDKMAMQRLKDAAEKAKKDLSGVTSTQISLPFITAGEAGPLHLEMTLTRAKFDDLTRDLVERTKVPVRQALSDAGLSLSEIDEVILVGGSTRIPAVVEAVKAETGKEPNKSVNPDEVVAMGAAIQGGVITGDVKDVVLLDVTPLSLGIETMGGVFTKLIDRNTTIPTSKSQVFSTAADNQPAVDIHVLQGERPMAADNKTLGRFQLTDIPAAPRGIPQIEVTFDIDKNGIVSVKAKDLGTQKEQTIVIQSNSGLTDEEIDRMMKDAEANAEADKKRKEEVDLRNEVDQAIFATEKTIKETEGKGFDAERDAAQAALDDLKKAQEDNNLDEMKAKLEALNEKAQGLAVKLYEQAAAAQQAQAGAEGAQATGNAGDDVVDGEFTEK from the coding sequence ATGTCTAAAATTATCGGTATTGACTTAGGTACAACAAACTCAGCAGTTGCAGTTCTTGAAGGAACTGAAAGCAAAATCATCGCAAACCCAGAAGGAAACCGTACAACTCCATCTGTAGTATCATTCAAAAACGGAGAAATCATCGTTGGTGATGCCGCAAAACGTCAAGCAGTTACAAACCCAGATACAGTTATCTCTATCAAATCTAAGATGGGAACTTCAGAAAAAGTTTCTGCTAACGGTAAAGAATACACTCCACAAGAAATCTCAGCTATGATCCTTCAATACTTGAAAGGTTACGCTGAAGAATACCTTGGTGAAAAAGTAACCAAAGCAGTTATCACAGTCCCAGCTTATTTCAACGATGCTCAACGTCAAGCAACTAAAGACGCTGGTAAAATCGCTGGTCTTGAAGTAGAACGTATCGTCAACGAACCAACAGCAGCGGCCCTTGCTTACGGTTTGGACAAGACTGACAAAGAAGAAAAAATCTTGGTATTCGACCTTGGTGGTGGTACATTTGACGTATCTATCCTTGAATTGGGTGACGGTGTCTTCGATGTATTGTCAACTGCAGGGGATAACAAACTCGGTGGTGACGACTTTGACCAAAAAATCATCGATCACTTGGTAGCAGAATTCAAGAAAGAAAATGGTATTGACTTGTCTACTGACAAGATGGCAATGCAACGTTTGAAAGATGCGGCTGAAAAAGCGAAGAAAGACCTTTCTGGTGTAACTTCAACACAAATCAGCTTGCCATTTATCACTGCTGGTGAAGCTGGGCCTCTTCACTTGGAAATGACTTTGACTCGTGCGAAATTCGACGACTTGACTCGTGACCTTGTAGAACGTACAAAAGTTCCAGTTCGCCAAGCCCTTTCAGATGCAGGTTTGAGCTTGTCAGAAATCGACGAAGTTATCCTTGTTGGTGGTTCTACTCGTATCCCAGCTGTTGTAGAAGCTGTGAAAGCTGAAACTGGTAAAGAGCCAAACAAATCAGTAAACCCTGATGAAGTAGTTGCCATGGGTGCTGCGATCCAAGGTGGTGTCATTACTGGTGATGTTAAGGACGTTGTCCTTCTTGACGTAACGCCATTGTCACTTGGTATCGAAACAATGGGTGGCGTCTTCACAAAACTGATTGATCGCAATACTACGATTCCAACATCTAAATCACAAGTCTTCTCAACAGCAGCAGACAACCAACCAGCCGTTGATATCCACGTTCTTCAAGGGGAACGCCCAATGGCAGCAGATAACAAGACTCTTGGACGTTTCCAATTGACTGACATCCCAGCTGCACCTCGTGGTATCCCACAAATCGAAGTAACATTTGACATCGACAAGAACGGTATCGTGTCTGTTAAGGCCAAAGACCTTGGAACTCAAAAAGAACAAACAATTGTCATCCAATCAAATTCAGGTTTGACTGACGAAGAAATCGACCGCATGATGAAAGATGCGGAAGCGAACGCTGAAGCAGATAAGAAACGTAAAGAAGAAGTTGACCTTCGTAACGAAGTTGACCAAGCTATCTTTGCGACTGAAAAGACTATCAAGGAAACTGAAGGTAAAGGCTTCGATGCAGAACGCGACGCTGCTCAAGCTGCCCTTGATGACCTTAAGAAAGCGCAAGAAGACAACAACTTGGACGAAATGAAAGCAAAACTCGAAGCCTTGAATGAAAAAGCTCAAGGACTTGCTGTTAAACTCTACGAACAAGCCGCAGCAGCCCAACAAGCTCAAGCAGGAGCAGAAGGTGCACAAGCAACAGGAAACGCTGGCGATGACGTCGTAGACGGAGAGTTTACGGAAAAATAA
- the grpE gene encoding nucleotide exchange factor GrpE, with the protein MSEEIKNEEVKEEEVVETTEETTPEKSELDLANERADEFENKYLRAHAEMQNIQRRANEERQLLQRYRSQDLGKAILPSLDNLERALAVEGLTEDVKKGLEMVQESLVHALKEEGIEEIAADGEFDHNYHMAIQTLPADDEHPADTIAQVFQKGYKLHDRILRPAMVVVYN; encoded by the coding sequence ATGTCTGAGGAAATAAAAAACGAAGAAGTAAAAGAAGAGGAAGTTGTTGAAACAACTGAAGAAACAACTCCTGAAAAGTCGGAATTAGACTTGGCAAATGAACGCGCGGATGAGTTTGAAAATAAATACCTTCGTGCTCATGCAGAAATGCAAAACATCCAACGCCGTGCCAATGAAGAACGTCAACTCTTACAACGCTATCGTAGCCAAGACCTAGGAAAAGCAATCCTACCGTCCTTGGATAACCTCGAACGCGCCCTAGCCGTTGAAGGTTTGACAGAAGATGTCAAAAAGGGATTGGAAATGGTCCAAGAAAGTTTGGTACATGCCTTGAAAGAAGAAGGAATCGAAGAAATCGCAGCTGACGGCGAATTTGACCATAACTACCACATGGCAATCCAAACTCTCCCAGCAGACGATGAACATCCAGCGGATACCATCGCCCAAGTCTTCCAAAAAGGCTACAAACTCCATGACCGCATCCTAAGACCAGCCATGGTAGTGGTATATAATTAG
- the hrcA gene encoding heat-inducible transcriptional repressor HrcA gives MVTERQQDILNLIIDIFTKTHEPVGSKALQESINSSSATIRNDMAALEKQGLLEKAHTSSGRMPSIAGFQYYVKHSLDFDRLAENEVYEIVKAFDQEFFKLEDILQEAANLLTDLSGCTVVALDVEPSRQRLTAFDIVVLGQHTALAVFTLDESRTVTSQFLIPRNFLQEDLLKLKSIIQERFLGHTVLDIHYKIRTEIPQIIQRYFTTTDNVMDLFEHIFREMFHENLVVAGKVNLLNFANLASYQFFDQPQKVALEIREGLHEDQMQNVRVADSQESCLANLAVISSKFLIPYRGFGILAIIGPVNLDYQQLVNQLNVVNRVLTMKLTDFYRYLSSNHYEVS, from the coding sequence ATGGTTACAGAACGTCAGCAGGATATTTTAAATCTGATTATTGACATCTTTACCAAAACGCATGAACCTGTCGGATCCAAAGCCTTGCAAGAGTCTATCAACTCTAGCAGTGCTACCATTCGTAATGATATGGCGGCTCTAGAAAAGCAAGGTTTGCTTGAGAAAGCTCATACTTCAAGTGGTCGGATGCCAAGTATTGCTGGTTTTCAGTACTATGTGAAACACTCACTGGATTTTGACAGACTGGCTGAAAATGAGGTATACGAGATTGTCAAAGCCTTTGATCAGGAATTCTTCAAACTGGAGGATATTCTGCAAGAGGCTGCCAATCTACTGACAGACTTAAGTGGCTGTACGGTAGTGGCTCTGGATGTTGAACCAAGCAGACAGCGCCTGACGGCCTTCGATATTGTCGTTCTAGGACAACACACTGCTCTTGCAGTTTTCACCCTAGACGAGTCTCGAACGGTTACTAGTCAGTTTTTGATTCCAAGGAATTTCTTGCAGGAAGACTTGCTGAAACTGAAGAGCATCATTCAGGAACGTTTCCTCGGTCACACCGTTCTGGATATTCACTACAAGATTCGGACGGAGATTCCGCAGATTATCCAGCGTTACTTCACAACAACGGACAATGTCATGGATCTCTTTGAACATATCTTTAGGGAAATGTTTCATGAAAACCTTGTGGTGGCGGGCAAGGTCAATCTCTTGAATTTTGCCAATCTAGCATCCTATCAGTTCTTTGATCAACCACAGAAGGTGGCTCTAGAGATTCGTGAGGGTCTGCATGAAGATCAGATGCAAAATGTTCGTGTTGCAGACAGTCAGGAATCCTGTCTAGCTAACCTAGCAGTGATTAGCAGTAAATTCCTCATCCCTTATCGAGGATTTGGAATTCTGGCGATTATCGGTCCGGTTAATCTGGATTACCAGCAATTGGTTAATCAACTCAATGTTGTCAATCGAGTACTAACTATGAAACTCACAGATTTCTACCGCTATTTGAGTAGTAATCATTATGAGGTGAGTTGA
- a CDS encoding DUF2812 domain-containing protein, with the protein MNSRVEFRIFTIIDLDKEEEYLHEMHLKGWRYRTSCFGFFYFEECQPEDVLYRVFDKKLSKKYHHHLGNLKDGGWELVETGSSLVFRKAVSDLLPDDEVFCKDLEFRWALVILRLRASITALLGGLLACLVLYRETLSQSFFVIFALYALMISYLIYSFYRLKKKYLKIVK; encoded by the coding sequence ATGAATAGCAGAGTAGAATTTCGAATTTTCACTATTATTGATTTGGACAAGGAAGAAGAATATTTACATGAGATGCATTTGAAAGGTTGGAGGTATAGAACTAGTTGTTTTGGTTTTTTCTATTTTGAAGAGTGTCAACCGGAAGATGTACTTTACCGTGTATTTGATAAAAAGTTGAGTAAAAAGTATCATCATCACCTAGGAAATCTGAAGGACGGTGGTTGGGAACTTGTAGAGACTGGCTCGTCTCTGGTGTTTCGTAAAGCAGTTTCTGATTTACTTCCTGATGATGAGGTTTTCTGCAAGGATCTTGAGTTTAGATGGGCGCTGGTGATTCTTAGGCTTCGTGCTAGTATAACAGCTCTTTTAGGAGGTTTACTTGCTTGTTTGGTTCTATATCGAGAAACCCTTTCTCAATCCTTCTTTGTAATCTTTGCCCTATATGCTCTCATGATTTCTTATCTAATCTATAGTTTTTACAGACTAAAAAAGAAATATCTTAAGATTGTAAAATGA
- a CDS encoding PadR family transcriptional regulator, translating into MELTNKIRRVYLPMTETGFYILFSLQKENHGYGITQKVKEMTDSQVSISPGTMYGTLSKMEKDGLISFVREEEKRKIYQITDLGRKVLDIELKRIERLYRNSLEEG; encoded by the coding sequence ATGGAATTAACGAATAAGATTCGTCGAGTTTATCTTCCGATGACGGAAACGGGTTTTTATATTCTGTTCAGTCTGCAAAAGGAGAACCATGGCTATGGTATTACCCAAAAAGTTAAAGAGATGACAGATTCACAGGTTTCGATTAGTCCTGGGACCATGTATGGAACCCTGTCAAAGATGGAAAAAGATGGTTTGATTTCCTTTGTCCGAGAAGAGGAAAAACGGAAAATCTATCAGATTACAGACTTGGGACGCAAAGTCTTAGATATTGAATTGAAACGTATTGAACGGCTCTATAGAAACAGTCTGGAGGAAGGATGA
- the glnA gene encoding type I glutamate--ammonia ligase: protein MPITAADIRREVKEKNVTFIRLMFSDILGTMKNVEIPATDEQLDKVLSNKAMFDGSSIEGFVRINESDMYLYPDLDTWTVFPWGDENGSVAGLICDVYTTEGEPFAGDPRGNLKRALRHMEEVGFKSFNLGPEPEFFLFKLDENGDPTLEVNDKGGYFDLAPTDLADNTRREIVNVLTKMGFEVEASHHEVAVGQHEIDFKYDEVLRACDKIQIFKLVVKTIARKHGLYATFMAKPKFGIAGSGMHCNMSLFDADGNNAFFDPNDPKGMQLSETAYHFLGGLIKHAYNYTAIMNPTVNSYKRLVPGYEAPVYIAWAGRNRSPLVRVPASRGMGTRLELRSVDPMANPYIAMAVLLEVGLHGIENKIEAPAPIEENIYIMTAEERKEAGITDLPSTLHNALKALTEDEVVRAALGEHIYTSFLEAKRIEWASYATFVSQWEIDNYLDLY, encoded by the coding sequence ATGCCAATCACAGCTGCAGATATTCGTCGTGAAGTCAAGGAAAAAAATGTTACCTTTATTCGTCTCATGTTCTCAGATATTTTGGGAACGATGAAAAACGTCGAAATTCCTGCTACAGATGAACAGTTAGACAAGGTCTTGTCAAACAAAGCTATGTTTGATGGATCTTCTATTGAAGGTTTTGTACGTATCAATGAGTCAGATATGTACTTGTACCCAGACTTGGATACATGGACAGTCTTCCCTTGGGGAGATGAAAACGGAAGTGTTGCAGGTTTGATCTGTGATGTCTATACAACAGAAGGTGAACCATTTGCAGGTGACCCTCGTGGGAATCTGAAGCGTGCTCTTCGTCACATGGAGGAAGTAGGATTCAAATCCTTCAACCTTGGACCAGAGCCAGAATTCTTCCTATTTAAGTTGGATGAAAATGGGGACCCAACACTTGAAGTAAATGACAAAGGTGGCTACTTTGATTTGGCGCCTACTGACCTTGCGGACAATACGCGTCGTGAAATCGTTAATGTTTTGACTAAAATGGGATTTGAAGTAGAAGCAAGTCACCACGAGGTTGCGGTTGGACAGCATGAAATTGACTTCAAGTATGATGAAGTGCTCCGCGCTTGTGATAAGATTCAAATCTTTAAGCTCGTTGTTAAAACCATTGCTCGCAAACATGGACTTTACGCAACCTTTATGGCGAAACCAAAATTTGGTATTGCCGGATCAGGTATGCACTGTAATATGTCCTTGTTCGATGCAGATGGGAATAATGCCTTCTTTGATCCCAATGATCCAAAAGGAATGCAATTGTCAGAGACTGCCTATCATTTCCTTGGCGGTTTGATCAAGCATGCCTACAACTATACTGCCATCATGAACCCAACGGTTAACTCCTACAAACGTTTGGTCCCAGGTTATGAAGCGCCTGTTTACATTGCTTGGGCTGGTCGTAACCGTTCGCCACTTGTGCGCGTGCCTGCTTCACGTGGAATGGGAACTCGTTTGGAATTGCGCTCAGTGGACCCAATGGCTAACCCATACATCGCTATGGCTGTTCTTTTGGAAGTTGGTTTGCACGGTATTGAAAACAAAATCGAAGCTCCAGCTCCTATCGAAGAAAATATCTACATCATGACAGCAGAAGAGCGTAAGGAGGCTGGCATTACAGATCTTCCATCAACTCTTCACAACGCTTTGAAAGCTTTGACGGAAGATGAAGTTGTCAGAGCGGCTCTCGGAGAACATATCTATACTAGCTTCCTTGAAGCTAAACGAATTGAATGGGCAAGTTATGCAACCTTCGTTTCACAATGGGAAATTGATAATTATTTAGACCTTTACTAA